From a single Deltaproteobacteria bacterium genomic region:
- a CDS encoding helix-turn-helix transcriptional regulator: MTSLMNTREVAQYLGINEKKIYNLVTVRGLPGTKITGKWLFQRHLVDRWLEQHTDNYPRIEGILDNYKYLLIITGSNDLLLDQLLEIFHGRYQRPLTAFSNLGSMGGIQALRANLCHICSAHLLEPEGEDYNFAYVEEQFGDSVVVVNFCKRLQAVLVQRGNPHGVTSLADLASGRLRLANRKQGTGTRLLLDRELERQGVDGKDIPGYESSFGRHLDVGLEVLAGRADAGLAIAAVAGLLGLDFVPVRWERYDFIIRKELFFTHEVQKFLGLLRDRQFMEASAQLTGYDLSLSGQVVFRG, from the coding sequence ATGACCTCTTTGATGAACACCAGGGAAGTCGCTCAATATCTTGGAATAAATGAGAAAAAAATCTACAATCTGGTTACTGTCAGGGGCCTTCCTGGCACCAAGATAACTGGCAAATGGCTGTTTCAGCGACACCTGGTGGACCGCTGGCTGGAGCAGCACACCGACAACTATCCGCGCATAGAAGGCATACTTGATAATTACAAATACTTACTAATAATTACTGGCAGTAACGACTTGTTGTTGGATCAACTCCTGGAAATTTTTCATGGCCGCTACCAGAGGCCTCTTACGGCATTCAGCAATCTGGGCAGCATGGGCGGCATTCAGGCACTGCGGGCCAATCTTTGCCACATCTGCTCTGCCCATTTACTGGAGCCCGAGGGGGAGGACTACAACTTTGCTTATGTGGAGGAACAGTTTGGCGATAGTGTGGTGGTGGTCAATTTCTGCAAGCGGCTGCAGGCGGTGTTGGTGCAGCGCGGCAACCCTCATGGAGTGACCAGTCTGGCGGATCTGGCCAGCGGCAGGCTGCGCCTCGCCAACCGGAAACAGGGTACGGGTACTCGGCTTCTTCTGGACCGCGAACTCGAGCGCCAGGGGGTGGATGGCAAGGACATTCCCGGCTATGAGAGCTCTTTTGGCCGTCATCTGGATGTGGGCCTGGAGGTTCTTGCTGGGAGGGCGGATGCGGGTCTTGCCATTGCTGCGGTGGCAGGACTCCTGGGCCTGGACTTTGTACCGGTGCGCTGGGAGCGCTACGATTTCATCATTCGTAAAGAGCTGTTTTTTACTCATGAGGTGCAGAAATTTCTGGGTCTTCTTCGCGACCGGCAATTCATGGAGGCAAGTGCTCAACTTACCGGCTACGATCTGAGTTTGTCTGGACAGGTGGTCTTCAGGGGATGA
- a CDS encoding putative sulfate/molybdate transporter, whose product MPEKWRKYRFDRMEFAGSFGDLGTLLPLAIGMIVLNGLHATNVFALIGIFYIAAGHYFGVPIAVQPMKVIGAYAIAVGLSPTQIVSSSLWMGLVVLFLGSTGLIKTIGKYTPRSTVRGVQLGVGVVLMLKGFRLILSPDANLAVQKVGPLSMGLILGIAGIILTFLLLENRRFPAALVLVVLGLFVGLLIGKPVHFSSLDWGIHLPKPIPYGWPSWSDLLWVIPTLVLPQIPMTIGNAIISNTDIMHEYFDEQAQRATYRTVANSQGLADLVSFFFGGIPMCHGAGGLAAHYRFGARTAGSNLIIGSIFLLLAIVFGENIVVILKVLPYSLLGVLLVFAGLQLALMIQDLRDRKDFFVVIFMLGIALVSNLAAAFILGIIIAYALKSGKFSV is encoded by the coding sequence ATGCCGGAGAAATGGAGAAAATATCGTTTCGACCGTATGGAGTTCGCAGGATCGTTCGGAGATCTCGGCACCCTGCTCCCTCTAGCCATCGGCATGATCGTGCTCAATGGGCTGCACGCTACCAATGTCTTCGCCCTGATTGGCATCTTTTACATTGCTGCCGGCCACTATTTCGGTGTACCCATTGCGGTCCAGCCTATGAAGGTCATCGGGGCCTACGCCATCGCTGTGGGTCTGTCGCCAACCCAGATTGTCTCGTCGAGTTTGTGGATGGGGCTGGTAGTACTCTTCCTGGGCTCAACCGGGCTGATCAAAACCATTGGCAAATACACCCCCAGGAGCACCGTGCGGGGTGTGCAGCTAGGAGTGGGGGTGGTGCTGATGTTGAAGGGCTTTCGCCTCATCCTCAGCCCTGATGCGAATCTGGCCGTGCAAAAAGTTGGGCCGTTGAGTATGGGGCTCATTCTCGGCATTGCAGGTATAATTCTCACTTTCCTGCTCCTGGAAAACCGCAGGTTTCCCGCAGCACTCGTCCTAGTGGTGCTGGGTCTTTTCGTTGGACTCCTCATCGGCAAGCCAGTTCACTTCTCTTCGCTGGACTGGGGCATACATTTGCCAAAGCCCATACCCTATGGCTGGCCCTCGTGGAGCGACTTGCTCTGGGTGATTCCCACCCTGGTGCTGCCTCAGATCCCCATGACCATCGGCAACGCCATCATATCCAACACGGACATCATGCATGAGTACTTCGACGAACAGGCCCAGCGCGCTACTTACAGGACGGTGGCGAACAGTCAGGGCCTCGCCGACCTGGTATCATTCTTTTTCGGCGGCATCCCCATGTGCCATGGCGCTGGCGGACTGGCGGCACACTATCGCTTCGGGGCCCGTACTGCTGGCTCAAACCTTATTATTGGCAGCATTTTTCTTCTGCTCGCCATTGTCTTTGGCGAAAACATTGTGGTTATCCTCAAAGTGCTCCCCTATTCTTTGCTAGGGGTCCTGCTGGTCTTTGCCGGGCTGCAGCTCGCCCTCATGATTCAGGACCTTCGCGACCGAAAGGACTTTTTTGTGGTCATTTTCATGTTGGGCATTGCCCTGGTGAGCAATCTGGCCGCAGCATTCATTCTCGGAATCATCATTGCCTACGCCCTGAAAAGCGGCAAATTCTCAGTATAG